GCCACCACCTCGAGTTTCTCCGACCAGCCGTCGTCGTCGGGGGCGGTGGCGCCCACCCGGGTGCCGTAGTGGTGGGCCAGCGGGGCCAACGCCTCGGCGTAGCGGTCCAACGCCGCCGATGCCGGCGCGCCGGGCTGCGGGACGAACAGGTTCACCCCGATCGGGGCGGTGCTGCGGCCCGCGACCGCGGCGAGGTCGTCGGCGAGCCGCGCGGCGCTGACGTAGCCGCCGGCCACGAACCCCAGCGCGCCGGCCTCGGCGACCGCGACGGCCAGGTCGACGGTGCTGGGGCCGCCGGCCATCGGTGCCGCGGCGATCGGAATTCGCAGATCCCCGATTCCGAACATCACCGCCCCAGTCTGGTCTCAGCCGGCGAGCCGGCGCAACGGCGCCGGCAGGGAGCGCGCCGACCGGTGCGGGCCGAGGACCGCCACCGCGTAGCGCTGCCCCAAAAGCCGGCGGGCCACGGCGTTGACCTCGGCCACCGAGACCCGGTCGAGTTGGCGCAGGGTCGAGGCCAGCCCCCGGTGCCGTCCGTAGTTGAGCTCGTGGCGGCCCAGCCGGTGCATGCGCGAGCCGGAGTCCTCCAGGCCCAGCACCAGCCCGCCGCGCAGCGCCCCCTTGGCGGTGGCGCATTCGGCGTCGGTGAGCCCGTCGGTGACGACCTGGTCGACGATGTCGGCGATGACGGCGCTGACCTGGCCGAACCGTTCCGGCTGGCAGGCGGCGTAGACGGTCAGCGCGGAGCTGTCGGCGAACGTCTCCGCCGCCGAGTACACCGAGTAGGCCAGCCCGCGGGATTCGCGAACCTGTTGGAACAGCCGCGAACTCAGCCCGCCGCCGAGGGCGGTGTTGAGCACCGACAGGGCGCATCGGTGCGGCCAGTGCCGCCCCGGTGCGCGCACCCCCAGCGCCAGATGGGTCTGTTCGCCGTCCCGGTGCGACACCACGGTGCCCGGGCGCCCCGGCACCCGGCCGGTGCCCTTACGGGGGCCGACCGGGCGGCGCCCCCGGGTCAGCCGCGCCCCGAAGTGCCGGCGCACCAGGGCCACCACCTCGGCGTGGTCGACGTTGCCGGCGACCGCCACGACCATGCGCTCCGGGGTGTAGCGGCGCCGGTGAAACGAGTGCAGCTGCGCGCGGGTCATCGCCGACACCGAGGCGGTGGTGCCGATGACCGGTCGTCCGATCGGGTGATCGCCGAACAACGCGCCGGCGAACAGGTCCCCCAGCGCGTCCTCGGGATCGTCGTCGCGCATCGCGATCTCCTCGAGCACCACGTCACGCTCGAGTTCCACGTCCTCGGTGGCGCAGCGGCCGTTGAGCACGACATCGGCGACCACCTCCACTGCCAGCGCCAGGTCGGTGTCGAGCACGTGGGCGTGGTAGCAGGTGTGCTCCTTGCCGGTGAACGCGTTGAGGTCCCCGCCCACGGCGTCCATCGTCACCGCGATGTCGGCGGCGGTGCGGCTCGGGGTCGCCTTGAACAGAAGGTGTTCCAAGAAGTGCGCGGCCCCGGCCACAGTGGTGCCCTCGTCGCGCGAGCCGACGCCGACCCACACCCCGACCGAGGCCGACCGCACTCCCGGCAGGTGCTCGGTGACCACCCGTAACCCGTTGAGGGTGCTGCGACGGATCCCGCCGCTGGCCGCGTCGCTGTCAGCTGTCGGCGGCGGCGGCATCGGCGGGCGCGCCATCGGCGGCGTCTTCGGCGACCAACACCAGCGAGATCTTGCCGCGGTTGTCGATGTCGGCGATCTCCACCCGCAGCTTGTCGCCGACGGTGACCACGTCCTCGACCTTGGCGATGCGTTTGCCGCGGCCCAGCTTGGAGATGTGCACCAGACCGTCACGCCCGGGCAACAGCGACACGAACGCCCCGAAGTCGGTGGTCTTGACCACGGTGCCCAAAAACCGTTCCCCGATCTTGGGCAGCTGCGGGTTGGCGATCGCGTTGATCTTGTCGATCGCGGCCTGCGCCGACGGGCCGTCGGTGGCGCCGACGAACACGGTGCCGTCGTCCTCGATCGAGATCTGGGCGCCGGTCTCCTCGGTGATCGAGTTGATGATCTTGCCCTTGGGCCCGATCACCTCACCGATCTTGTCCACCGGCACCTTGATGGTGGTCACCCGCGGCGCGTACGGGCTCATCTCATCCGGCTCGTCGATGGCCTCGGCCATCACGTCCAGGATCGTCAGCCGCGCTTCTTTGGCCTGGCTCAGGGCCCCGGCCAGCACCTGCGACGGGATGCCGTCGAGCTTGGTGTCCAGCTGCAGGGCGGTGACGAAATCCTTGGTGCCGGCCACCTTGAAGTCCATGTCGCCGAACGCGTCCTCGGCGCCGAGGATGTCGGTCAGCGCGACGAAGCGGCGCTCGGTCGTGCCGTCGATCTCCACGTCGTCGGAGACCAGACCCATCGCGATGCCGGCCACCGGCGCCCTCAGCGGCACCCCGGCGTTGAGCAGCGACAGCGTCGAGGCACAGACCGAGCCCATCGAGGTGGAGCCGTTGGAGCTCAACGCCTCCGACACCTGACGGATGGCGTAGGGGAACTCCTCGACGCTGGGCAGCACCGGCATCAGCGCCCGTTCGGCGAGCGCACCGTGGCCGATCTCGCGGCGCTTGGGCGAGCCGACCCGGCCGGTCTCGCCGGTCGAGTACGGCGGGAAGTTGTAGTGGTGCATGTAGCGCTTGCTGGTCTCCGGGCCCAGCGAGTCGATCTGCTGGGCCATCTTGACCATGTCCAGCGTGGTCACGCCCAGGATCTGGGTCTCGCCACGCTCGAACAGCGCGCTGCCGTGGGCCCGCGGCACCACCGCCACCTCGGCGGAGAGCGCCCGGATGTCGGTGACCCCGCGGCCGTCGATACGGAAGTGGTCGGTCAGGATGCGCTGGCGCACGAGCTTTTTGGTCAGCGAACGGAATGCGGCGCTGACTTCCTTCTCCCGGCCCTCATAGGTCGCGGCGAGCCGTTGGGCGACCTCGGCTTTGATCTCGTCGGTACGGTCGTTGCGTTCGGTCTTTCCGGCGATGCTCAGCGCGGCGGCCAACTCGTCGGTGGCCAGCGAGGCGACCGAGTGGTACACGTCGTCGCCGTAGGCGGGGAACAGCGGGAACTCGCCGGTGGGTTTGGCTGCCGCATCGGCCAGCTCCTGCTGGGCGGCGCAGAGCACGGCGATGAACGGCTTGGCCGCCTCCAGCCCCTCGGCCACCACGGTCTCGGTGGGCGCCTGCGCGCCGGCGTCGATGAGCTCGATGACGTTGTCGGTGGCTTCCGCCTCGACCATCATGATCGCCACGTCGGAGCCCTCGGCGGTGTCGACCTTGCGTCCGGCCACCACCATGTCGAA
This sequence is a window from Mycolicibacillus parakoreensis. Protein-coding genes within it:
- a CDS encoding M16 family metallopeptidase, which encodes MPPPPTADSDAASGGIRRSTLNGLRVVTEHLPGVRSASVGVWVGVGSRDEGTTVAGAAHFLEHLLFKATPSRTAADIAVTMDAVGGDLNAFTGKEHTCYHAHVLDTDLALAVEVVADVVLNGRCATEDVELERDVVLEEIAMRDDDPEDALGDLFAGALFGDHPIGRPVIGTTASVSAMTRAQLHSFHRRRYTPERMVVAVAGNVDHAEVVALVRRHFGARLTRGRRPVGPRKGTGRVPGRPGTVVSHRDGEQTHLALGVRAPGRHWPHRCALSVLNTALGGGLSSRLFQQVRESRGLAYSVYSAAETFADSSALTVYAACQPERFGQVSAVIADIVDQVVTDGLTDAECATAKGALRGGLVLGLEDSGSRMHRLGRHELNYGRHRGLASTLRQLDRVSVAEVNAVARRLLGQRYAVAVLGPHRSARSLPAPLRRLAG
- a CDS encoding polyribonucleotide nucleotidyltransferase, with translation MSVAEIDPGVFESTATIDNGSFGTRTIRFETGRLAQQAAGAVAAYLDDETMLLSATSAGRTPKDHFDFFPLTVDVEERMYAAGRIPGSFFRREGRPSTDAVLTCRLTDRPLRPSFVDGLRNEVQVVVTVMSLDPNDLYDVVAINAASASTQLAGLPFSGPVGAVRVALIDGTWVAFPTVEQLGRAVFDMVVAGRKVDTAEGSDVAIMMVEAEATDNVIELIDAGAQAPTETVVAEGLEAAKPFIAVLCAAQQELADAAAKPTGEFPLFPAYGDDVYHSVASLATDELAAALSIAGKTERNDRTDEIKAEVAQRLAATYEGREKEVSAAFRSLTKKLVRQRILTDHFRIDGRGVTDIRALSAEVAVVPRAHGSALFERGETQILGVTTLDMVKMAQQIDSLGPETSKRYMHHYNFPPYSTGETGRVGSPKRREIGHGALAERALMPVLPSVEEFPYAIRQVSEALSSNGSTSMGSVCASTLSLLNAGVPLRAPVAGIAMGLVSDDVEIDGTTERRFVALTDILGAEDAFGDMDFKVAGTKDFVTALQLDTKLDGIPSQVLAGALSQAKEARLTILDVMAEAIDEPDEMSPYAPRVTTIKVPVDKIGEVIGPKGKIINSITEETGAQISIEDDGTVFVGATDGPSAQAAIDKINAIANPQLPKIGERFLGTVVKTTDFGAFVSLLPGRDGLVHISKLGRGKRIAKVEDVVTVGDKLRVEIADIDNRGKISLVLVAEDAADGAPADAAAADS